A segment of the Capricornis sumatraensis isolate serow.1 chromosome 8, serow.2, whole genome shotgun sequence genome:
CTCCTATTTCTGATCCCTTCAGACACGCAACCATAAAGATGGAGATCAGAGAAGAAAGATTGTTCCCCCAGACTCTAATCATTTCTGGGAGAGAAGAGTCCATACTTAAATAatctcaaaaaatttttattacgTGTGCAATTAAGTAACTCAAAGCTAGAAGGAACATGAGATTGTTCATGGCTTGGAATTGGATCTGGGGGAGATTAAAGAAATACATATCATGGAGTGGGGCAGTGAAGGTAACCAGCTCTGTGCTTCTGGAGCCCATAGGCTTCTGCCTGGGGTTCTCTCAAAACAAGCCACAGGCCCCTTGAGTTTTTCTTGCCTACACAAAATAGAGAGGAAACTACCAAGCTACAGCCTCTTCACAGCTAACTCCCCTTCTATGTCCCAGAGCAGACACTGAGCTAATTTCTCTATATACAAAGGAACTCAACTCCAGAGAGTCATATTAGTTTCTAGCTAGTCTTTCAGGAGTTTCTTGGTGGTGATTAGTTTCCTTGGCAAGGAAGATCCTCTCTTGTTTTGTCTTCCTGCTCTTGGCAAGTTAATTGAGTCCTTGATCATCTGAAAACATTTCACTGAGCCTGAAAACACAAAGGCTAGGTCTAGGCAGAACTGGCTGTATATGTAAATAGGCTTCTACAAGTTGTTCACCCCCAACTTAGAGCTCTTCAACCCTCAAAGTGAAATACTTTAAGGTGTCATCAGTAACTAAGACCTGGTTGAAAAAGGTCAATCTGAGCTGTTTtaataaataatgcaaaataaataaatcaggcaTATAGAGGTCTGGAGGAGAAAGAACCCACAAAGTTATAAGGAAACAAGACTTAAGCCATCCATATGCTTCTTATTCATCTCTTTGCTTCCTTAGAAGCCAACAGGTTTGGCTGGAGCCAATGCCAtagtctggggtcacaaagagacggacacgactgagtgactgaactgaactgaatgccctaGTCACTAGATCCTGAACCTGGAGCTCTAAGTAGAGAATATAGCACCTTGAGgagaaaggaaatataatttCAGAATGACTTTGCCAGTACTCATTACTCAAGCCAGTGAAGTAGACCTCTTCAGTAGACAATcccaaaacaaatatatttacaaaCCTGCACAGTGCAGCTGCCAGTTCATTCCCTACCTCTTGCGATAAATGTATGACTTTGTATGGCTCTGTTGGAACTGGCTATTTCACCCACTGTTAACATCTAAAacaaagatgctttctccttgctGCCATGTAAGCTCTGAACACCATGAACAAACACCATTACTTGTCTTTGGCAGCTGGGTTGGTTATGAGCACACCAGCTTCTGTGGGCAACAGTTTGTCCTGGAGAGAGGAGAGTACCCTCGCTGGGATGCCTGGAGTGGGAGTAATGCCTATCACATCGAGCGCCTCATGTCCTTCCGCCCCATCTGTTCAGCTGTGAGTCCTTGAGATTTTCATTTCTGTGCATGTGGGGGATGGGTAACAGAGGGTGCATATGGACTGACTTATTTCCCATCAGTTGGTTATGCTGAAATGTGGCAGGAAGAAGATAAAAGTATAAAGAGAAAAGCACAAgtctgccattttattttttctctcctagATATTTTCATTAAGCCAAAAGGGCAggccttcctgggcttccctgggggctcagacagtaaagaattcgcctgtcaaCACaggccctgggtcgggaagatcctctggagaaggaaatggcagcccataccagggttcttgcctgggaaaatcccatggacagaggagcctggtgggctacaacttagctactgaacaacaaagggCCTTCTTAGAGGTGGCAGGAAGCAGATACTCAGATCTTCAAAAGTGCAATAGGATAATTACAGCACTTGGCATGTAGTAAATCCTTGAACAGTTAAATTTCAATCCATATACTATTTTACCTAGAAACAGGGAAAAGGTGAAGTAACTCTTTAGTGTGTGGGATGACTGAAGAAATAGGCAAGACTTCCAGTACCTCTTATCTTTGATTCATAACTTTCTTGTTTCTAAcactaaagtgaagtcgctcagtcgtgtccgactctttgcaaccccatggactgtagtctaccaggctactccatccatgggattttccaggcaagaatactggagtgagttgccatttctttctccagatcttcccaacccagggattgaacccgggtctcccacattgtagacgctttacggtctgagccaccagggaagtcatacaCTAAGCATTATCAATTATGCATCAGAATGGGATGCTTCTCCTCTGTGGAGAACTCAAGCACAAGCAGGGTGATCTTCAGGGGTGTGTTGAAAAATGATCCCTATACTGGGAATAAGGCTGGGCTAAAACCTTTTCAAATACTCATCTgtatcatgtgatttttctcatGATTTTAGTTAACAATCTCATCTTAAAGTCCTACCAAAATTCAAGCAGTGGAGATGCTAAACACCTCTAGAACTAAAAAGTATTTTCCTATCtgggtgtgttttcattttaactcCCGATTTCCCCCCCCCACCTCAAATGTATACTTTACACATAGTAAAATGCACAAATTCTAACTgtatattcttatgttttgaaaaATACCCATACCCACGTAACACCCTGATCAGATATAGAACAATTCCATTGCCTCATAAAATTACCTGGTGTCCCTTTCCAGTTGCTCCTTTCCACTATGACTAGGGCTAATTTTGCCTGTTTCTGAACTTCCTAAAGGTTAGTCTCTGTCTTCTCAATGCTTGTGTAGTCGTCCTGTCCCCTACCAGACACTTACGTTTTTTCCAATGCTGTGTGCGTGTACCCACCCCACCCTCAACACACAGACTTACTTTTCCTCTCAACTTGTAGAACCTTTTCCACATTAGTATTAATCCTTGGTTGGCTGTCTCAAGTATTTTTTCCTGCTGTCATATTTTCTTTCACTGGTCTCTTGTGGTTCCAAACTATACCAgttatttgtacatttttaatGTCATAGTATTAAACTGGATTATACAGGATTACAGgtagtttttaaaatctctgtattgcatgaaatgttttcacATGAACTTTCTTCTGTAAACTAGGGGCATTTTGAGTTTGACAAATGTGGCAGAGAATGATGATGACAAGCCTTAACACTGGTGCTAAACTGAAACTTCTGTATTACAGAATCATAAGGAGTCTAAGATTAccatttttgagaaagaaaatttcattGGACGCCAATGGGAAATCACTGACGACTACCCCTCCTTGCAAGCCATGGGTTGGCTCAACAACGAAGTTGGCTCCATGAAGATACAATGTGGAGCGTAAGTGCAAAAAACAGGGTTGGAGCACATTTCAAAAACTCTTGCAGTTGTAAACCTTATGAATGTTAATGTATCAATGGTCATGTATTATCTGAATTCACACACTGATGTCCCATTGGTATGACTGTCACATTCTAGCTATCAGAACTCCCAATCTCAAGTTTTTGGTACCACTATCACTTAACCTCAGCTTTTTCTTCCCCAAACATTCCACTACAGAAGGACTTACGTTGACTACTCTCATACCTCTTTTCCACAACTATCAGCTGGTTGTAGGCACCTGTTCATACATGCTGCCTGGTGTATTTAGGATTGCTATTAATTTTTAAGCCTAAAAGCGTTCCATACTATTGCGTTAGGAAAACCAGAGGTTCAGGTTTGGGGGTTGTTTACCAGGTCTCTAGCTAGTTATAATAACCTGATATCCTCTGGGTTTTCCAGCTGGGTTTGCTACCAGTATCCTGGGTACCGTGGCTATCAGTATATCTTGGAATGTGACCATCATGGAGGAGACTACAAGCACTGGAGAGAGTGGGGTTCTCATGCCCAGACTTCCCAGATTCAATCCATTCGCCGTATCCAACAGTAGTGGATTAAAAGCTCCAAGTAAGAATTCCTCAAGCATGAGACCTTCCTAAACAATCTAGAATAAAATATCTTCTGCTGATATTGCTTCCAAATGTTAGCTGCTGAAATCCACAATAAatgtcattaaaagaaaaaaccccaACAACTTTGCAGACTGAATGCTTTAAATCACATTTACATGGCTAAGAATCTTTAAAGACAAGCTTCCATAAAACCCCAAGTTCCCTTTGGTGTCCTTGCAAGTAAGTCATTACCAGACCAAGGATGATGATCCTCTATTTCAAAGAACATTAAAACATATAACCCAAATCTATCAGTCTATATAGTGACAGACACATTTTTGGTAACTgtttttgcatcttttctttttctccttactCCCATTCTAACATTGATGTTAGCACTGCTATTTTTTCACCTGTGACAGATCACTGCTAAACAAACTTAGGAAGCTTCTCCAATTGTCACATTGTTTAGCTCAATTTTGGCTTATTTCAACTGTAAGAAGGTAAGGTTCGGTGTCATGACAAAACACAGCACAGCTGTTCTCACAGAAGTGATTTTTCCAAGCATATGCCAATTCTAAGCACCTTAATAACCTGATTAGGAACTTATGACCATGCTATATTTAAGCCTTAAATTATTTGTACATTTGAcccatttgaaaaatattacccATGTCACAATCTTACCTTAGTGCTCAGTAGATTTTTTTGAATTAAAGCACACAAAAGATGATAACACAAACACCttggaaactttaaaattttttattcaacAATGTACACTTATTGTCTCTTAATTTGATCTACAAATTTctcgttttttttttctgataaaataaGTCAATCTGGGTATGGATGTAGAGTGcttgtaatttatatttttaaaacactgaacaTGAAGACAGACATCAATAAAGGAAGATCATCACGTAACTGACACTTCCTTAGAATCCATGACATCAAAAACAGCTATGGCAAATACCTAAGCATTTAGCAAAAGAGGAAATCTCTGGCCACTGTTCTTATATCTAGAAAAGGCCTATCTTTTTGACTGGGCAAAACAAACACTGAAAGGACATTTTTTAAACTGGgagacaaggaaaggaaaaaatcctCTCATATACTTGTAGCCCACTAATCGTCCTTTCCCCCAGATTAAGAGGTAACAGCTCCTAAGTGCTAACGCACACAACACACAAAAATTACTGCGCTCCTCCAATACATTCCAAGACTGAACATGTGAACTACTGACAGACGCTAAGGAGTAGCCATGACCATCAAAGATGATGCTATACTCCTGCATTCACGCCTTTTACGGCCATGCATTATGGGCCACCTTTTGCATTCTGACTAGTAGACTTCATTTTTAACTGTCACTTCCAGGCAAGACACAGAAGGGCGGGCTTGCTGTGTTTTCAGTCAACAACATACATTAAGAGCACACTTGATGATAGAGAAGGTAATCCTCTTCTATACATAGGAAAAACATAAATcggaaatatttcttttatatctAGGAGCAAGGGGAAAATACCATTAGTATTATCTCTACTTAAACATATTAGCCTCTTCTACGAAGgtccagaagaaaataaaaaacaatcttttaaaagatgatttgACAAAACCTGGCCAGTACATCTACACAATCCTTTAAGTACACAAACATGTGAAATAAAGCTATTTAGTACATGcagactgcagcaatgaaatcaaATCAGCTCAATTTCTAAACTTATTCTAATCAGCTTGGGCAGTTTTAAAGAGATACACATCTTTAACTTGTGCTTTGATCTTTAAACAACTGAATGATTCTAAATCTCAAGTCAATCATTCAGTAAACCAAAATTTATGCTAAAGCAAAGGTAAAAAGCTCATCCTATCTTTAAACCAGGTTTAAGACATAAAATTGTCACAAAACTCCATGTGGCAAAGGTCCTTCCTTCATTTCAGTTTCAACCACTTTTAATTTCTACTTGATCAAATAAACCAAAATTTCATTGGAGTATCCAACAGTTTGTAAAGCTGATAAAACTgccctgttttaaaaaaaaaaagccctttagCAGACACGAGTCAAGCTCTCATTTTAAAACTATGTTATTAAAATAGGTGccaatttttctctcttctagtTCCAATGATGAACTAACCCAGAACTCTAACTTTGAGCCATGTTTCTACAGATGGTAAAGCTAAGAGCAGCAAAGTAATAAGGATAGGTCACTTTTGGTAATGACACACAAATTAAACTTTCAAAACATGTGCATAGCTTTATTCATCTACTTAGATCTAACCTTTTCATGGAGCTTCAGCAAAATTCGAGTGTGCAAAATGCATTTCTAAAACGTAATGCAAGCAAAGCTTTTCACATTTACACTggcagaaaatacagagaaactaACAAGCCACAGTAGGGAGAGTtcagatcttttctttttttaatgacaagAATTGCACAGTTCATTATTTTGAGACAATTGTTGcagacataaatatttaaaattttctaagcaaggtgctttaacaataaaaaattttagttgGGAAGAGCCAATAACTTGGATCATAGCTCACATAGAATTCCAAATTAAAGTGGACTCTTATCTCCATAGATTTTGCAAACAATGCTTTTTATAACACTTTATAACACTAATAACAGCAAgctgaaacttttttttcaaagcaCACAAGAAGTGGTGTCATCACATTACTTGAAGAAGGTGCTgagcagggagggaagggaagaatcTTTTTACTATTTCCCACTACAGAACAGCCACTAACAGactaagaacaaaatgaaaaaagaaacaaccaaaaATGTAACTTAAATCACTTCCCAGTTTATACAACAGTTCCAGTTTGTGACAAGATCTATAACTTGAAACAGAGAGCACCAGTTGGGCAATAGAATGAACATCTCATACTGCATAAAAATTAGTGAGGTGGTTAAGAACCATCAACTATCTCAGGCATTGTAACATGGCCTttccaattttattattattttttaaatatacatgcaaGGCACATTGATATAAAAATAGATCTCTGGCcaacaaatatattaaataagcaaattaaaattttggCTTTGCAATATTGGCAACATCAAAATATAATCAGATAGCTTTGGACCACGTATCTTTCTCATATTCCTCCACCCCATTTGGTGTTATTCCTCCATCATAATTGGGTTCAATCTCCTTCAAGTATGTGCTTGAGAAACGACTTTTCCTCATGTCAAGTAGCATAAGTTTATCTTTCCTAAGTAAAAATACACTAGAGAAGCAGAATAGTTGGTTTTGATTGATGTGACTAAACTAAATCGGATTGGCTTGGGGCAATATTACTTCTCCTTTGTATACAAACAAAACTCACTCCCCAGTATATATAGCAGacaattgttttctttctaaaaggTCAGCAGCAAACGAATACTACTATTTCCTTTAAGCCATTCTTCCCAACTTCTCTTTTTGAGGCAGAGGGAATGACAGAAGCAAAATTAAGATTTTCAGTAGTAGAAGACATTTTAAGGCCAAAATGTGTAATACTAacagaatatgtatttttcctaAGTTAATATCCTTCACAGGCCAATACCATAAAAAACTTTTTGTACTGATCTCCTCCCAAAGGGAATTTTTAAATCCAATCACTTTTGCTAGTGGCTGTGCTACAGGAAAGGTATCAAAGCAACCTATAACGGTATGGTATATAGTCACGTAAAAAGTGCATCACattcttgatttttcagtttctcatagcagcagcaggattattCCAAGACAGAAAATAGTTGTTATTTTCATCCTAAAATGCAACAATACCTAATGAAATGTATTCAGTATCATGAAAGGATCTTCCTCCATGGAGGATAAATGAAACAGATTAATAAGACAAACAGGGGCAAACTAAAGGCATTCAttcatatttacatattaaaacCACTTTTGTTAACACCAAATCTTTACACCTAGCAAAAGTAATATTTAAGGATAAAGCAGACATTACTAAAGCAGTATCCATTTTTGGAGCCTAGTTTAGCACCTGAGGAGAGGGTATATGGAAAGCTGTAATTTACCTCAAGTTGGTTTGTTGGTCTTTAGAATAAAATTTCAATATACAATCAAAGTGAAACTGGActggaaaataaatgtttgcagCTATTTTAATAAGGCTGTAGAAAAGGGATACTGCGGTATTATAAAATGGCTTTAGAACTCTGGACATAAACAAAACTTTATAGGGAAATACGAATCAGCAATGCCATTTGTGAGGACGGCTGTTTCATATATTTCTAGCCCGGAATTGCTATTTGACTCTCCCAGTAATGCGAAAGCAACATACCATTCATACTTCACTGGGTGTTTTTGTTGTGCAGACAATTTAAAACTTCTACTTGTAAGCTCCATCTTGAGTAGCAGAATGGTGTGAAATTTAATTAAAACCCAGTAAACTTTGAGTGATGTGAAATTCTGCTTTTGAATGAAGCCAATGACTGACTCATCCTTCTTTAAACCAACCCATGGTGGTCCTTGTTCTCACACATCTGAACAGATTgaggtacattaaaaaaaaaaattttttttaagataattagAAGTAGAAGCCCAACTTTCTCACTATAAAAGAATCCTGGTGCTCTGTCAATTAGTTAATGAAAATAACA
Coding sequences within it:
- the CRYBA1 gene encoding beta-crystallin A3; this translates as METQTVQQELESLPTTKMAQTNPMPGSVGPWKITIYDQENFQGKRMEFTSSCPNVSERNFDNVRSLKVECGAWVGYEHTSFCGQQFVLERGEYPRWDAWSGSNAYHIERLMSFRPICSANHKESKITIFEKENFIGRQWEITDDYPSLQAMGWLNNEVGSMKIQCGAWVCYQYPGYRGYQYILECDHHGGDYKHWREWGSHAQTSQIQSIRRIQQ